One genomic segment of Acanthochromis polyacanthus isolate Apoly-LR-REF ecotype Palm Island chromosome 9, KAUST_Apoly_ChrSc, whole genome shotgun sequence includes these proteins:
- the LOC127535348 gene encoding LOW QUALITY PROTEIN: E3 ubiquitin/ISG15 ligase TRIM25-like (The sequence of the model RefSeq protein was modified relative to this genomic sequence to represent the inferred CDS: inserted 1 base in 1 codon), with protein sequence MAEKGVQLDRETISCSVCLDLLKDPVTLSCGHSYCMKCIKAHWDGEDEKRIYSCPQCRKTFKPRPVLMKNIMLAVLVEELKKTGLQAAAADQCYAGDEDVSCDVCTGRKLKAFKSCLVCLASFCEKHLQPHYDSPPLKKHKLVEPSKNLQENICSHHDKEMEMFCRTDQQSICYLCSVDEHKGHDTVSAAAERTERQRELEVSRQNIQQRIQDREKDVKLLQQQMEAINGSADKAVKDSEEMFTHIIHLIQKTRRDVEQQIRSQQETEVSGVKELKEKLEQEIRDLKRKDAELKQLSHTEDHNQFLHNYPSVSALSESTHSTSINICPLRHFEEVTAAVSELRDHLQDIVRDTWTNISLTGTQLDVSLSDSQAEPKTRAGFXEIFTSNHSGSKHSTQKAVII encoded by the exons ATGGCTGAGAAAGGAGTTCAACTGGACCGAGAAACAATCTCTTGTTCTGTCTGTCTGGATCTACTAAAGGATCCGGTGACTCTTTCCTGTGGACACAGCTACTGCATGAAGTGTATTAAAGCCCACTGGGATGGAGAGGATGAGAAGAGAATCTACAGCTGCCCTCAGTGCAGGAAGACCTTCAAACCAAGGCCTGTCCTGATGAAAAACATCATGTTAGCAGTTTtagtggaggagctgaagaagactggactccaagctgctgctgctgatcaaTGCTATGCTGGAGATGAagatgtgtcctgtgatgtcTGCACTGGGAGGAAACTGAAAGCCTTCAAGTCCTGTTTAGTCTGTCTGGCCTCTTTCTGTGAGAAACACCTTCAGCCTCACTATGATTCACCTCCattaaagaaacacaagctgGTGGAGCCGTCCAAGAAcctccaggagaacatctgctctcaTCATGACAAGGAGATGGAAATGTTCTGCCGCACTGATCAGCAGTCTATCTGttatctctgctctgtggatgAACATAAAGGCCACGACACagtctcagctgcagcagaaaggacggagaggcagagagagctggaggtgagtcgacaaaacatccagcagagaatccaggacagagagaaagatgtgAAGCTGCTCCAACAGCAGATGGAGGCCATCAATGGCTCTGCTGATAAAGCAGTGAAGGACAGTGAGGAGATGTTCACCCACATCATCCATCTCATCCAGAAAACAAGGCGagatgtggagcagcagatcagatcccAGCAGGAGACTGAAGTGAGTGGAGTGAAAGAGCtgaaggagaagctggagcaggagatcagagatctgaagaggaaagacgctgagctgaagcagctcTCACACACAGAGGATCACAACCAGTTTCTCCACAACTACCCCTCAGTGTCAGCACTCAGTGAGTCCACACACTCAACCAGCATCAACATCTGTCCTCTGAGACACTTTGAGGAggtgacagcagctgtgtcaGAGCTCAGAGATCATCTACAGGACATTGTGAGGGACACATGGACAAACATCTCACTGACAGGAACTCAACTGGATGTTTCACTGTCAGATTCACAAGCAGAGCCAAAGACCAGAGCTGGAT TTGAAATATTCACGTCAAATCactctggatccaaacacagcacacagaAAGCTGTTATTATCTGA
- the LOC127535338 gene encoding tripartite motif-containing protein 16-like isoform X4 has product MAEKGVQLDRETISCSVCLDLLKDPVTLSCGHSYCMKCIKAHWNGEDEKRIYSCPQCRKTFKPRPVLMKNIMLAVLVEELKKTGLQAAAADHCYAGDEDVSCDVCTGRKLKASKSCLVCLASFCEKHLQPHYDSPPLKKHKLVEPSKNLQENICSRHNEVKKMFCRTDQQSICYLCPVDEHKGHDTVSAAAERTERQRELEVSRQNIQQRIQDREKDVKLLQQQMEAINGSADKAVKDSEEMFTHIIHLIQKTSRDVEQQIRSQQETEVSGVKELKEKLEQEIRDLKRKDAELKQLSHTEDHNQFLHNYPSVSALSESTHSSSINIRRQRHFEEVTAAVSELRDHLQDIVRDTWTNISLTGTQLDVSLSDSQAEPKTRAEFLKYSRQIILDPNTANKWLILSEGNRKATYMDQQQSYSDHPDRFTERLQVLSRESLTGRCYWEVEWRGEGVYVAVAYKNISRTSGTECEFGLNDKSWALDCYQNSYEFRYNNIQTPVSGPQSSRVGVYLDHSAGILSFYSVSETMTLLHRVQTTFNQPLLAGLGVYLHSGTSAELCNLK; this is encoded by the coding sequence ATGGCTGAGAAAGGAGTTCAGCTGGACCGAGAAACAATCTCTTGTTCCGTCTGTCTGGATCTACTGAAGGATCCGGTGACTCTTTCCTGTGGACACAGCTACTGCATGAAGTGTATTAAAGCCCACTGGAATGGAGAGGATGAGAAGAGAATCTACAGCTGCCCTCAGTGCAGGAAGACCTTCAAACCAAGGCCTGTCCTGATGAAAAACATCATGTTAGCAGTTTtagtggaggagctgaagaagactggactccaagctgctgctgctgatcactgCTATGCTGGAGATGAagatgtgtcctgtgatgtcTGCACTGGGAGGAAACTGAAAGCCTCCAAGTCCTGTTTAGTCTGTCTGGCCTCTTTCTGTGAGAAACACCTTCAGCCTCACTATGATTCACCTCCattaaagaaacacaagctggtggagccctccaagaacctccaggagaacatctgctctcgCCACAATGAGGTGAAGAAGATGTTCTGTCGCACTGATCAGCAGTCTATCTGTTATCTGTGCCCTGTGGATGAACATAAAGGCCACGACACagtctcagctgcagcagaaaggacggagaggcagagagagctggaggtgagtcgacaaaacatccagcagagaatccaggacagagagaaagatgtgAAGCTGCTCCAACAGCAGATGGAGGCCATCAATGGCTCTGCTGATAAAGCAGTGAAGGACAGTGAGGAGATGTTCACCCACATCATCCATCTCATCCAGAAAACAAGCCGagatgtggagcagcagatcagatcccAGCAGGAGACTGAAGTGAGTGGAGTGAAAGAGCtgaaggagaagctggagcaggagatcagagatctgaagaggaaagacgctgagctgaagcagctcTCACACACAGAGGATCACAACCAGTTTCTCCACAACTACCCCTCAGTGTCAGCACTCAGTGAGTCCACACACTCATCCAGCATCAACATCCGTCGTCAGAGACACTTTGAGGAggtgacagcagctgtgtcaGAGCTCAGAGATCATCTACAGGACATTGTGAGGGACACATGGACAAACATCTCACTGACAGGAACTCAACTGGATGTTTCACTGTCAGATTCACAAGCAGAGCCAAAGACCAGAGCTGAATTCTTGAAATATTCACGTCAAATCATtctggatccaaacacagcaaacaagtGGCTGATATTATCTGAAGGGAACAGAAAAGCAACATATATGGATCAACAACAGTCTTAttctgatcatccagacagattcaCTGAACGTCTTCAGGTCCTGAGTAGagagagtctgactggacgttgttactgggaggtggagtggagaggagaagGAGTTTATGTAGCAGTCGCATACAAGAATATCAGCAGAACAAGTGGGACTGAATGTGAATTTGGACTGAATGACAAATCTTGGGCATTAGATTGTTACCAAAACAGTTATGAATTTCGGTACAACAACATCCAAACTCCCGTCTCAGGTCCTCAGTCCTCCAGAGTTGGAGTGTACCTGGATCACAGTGCAGGtattctgtccttctacagcgtctctgaaaccatgactctcctccacagagtccagaccacattcaATCAGCCGTTACTTGCTGGACTTGGAGTTTATCTTCATTCAGGCACAAGTGCAGAGTTGTGCAACCTGAAGTAG
- the LOC127535339 gene encoding tripartite motif-containing protein 16-like, which yields MAEKGVQLNRETISCSICLDLLKDPVTLSCGHSYCMKCIKAHWDGEDEKRIYSCPQCRKTFTPRPVLEKSTMLAELVEELKKTGLQAAAADHCYAGDEDVPCDVCTGRKLKASKSCLVCLASFCEKHLQPHYDSPPLKKHKLVEPSKKLQKNICSHHDKVMEIFCRTDQQSICYLCSVDEHKGHDTVSAAAERTERQRELEVSRQNIQQRIQDREKDVKLLQQQMEAINGSADKAVKDSEEMFTHIIHLIQKTSRDVEQQIRSQQETEVSGVKELKEKLEQEIRDLKRKDAELKQLSHTEDHNQFLHNYPSVSALSESTHSSCIVIHSLRHFEEVTAAVSELRDHLQDIVRDTWTNISLTGTQLDVSLSDSQAEPKTRAGFLKYSHQITLDPNTAHRKLLLSEGNRKIKFTYKQQSYSDHQDRFTKRLQVMSRESLTGRCYWEVEWRAEGVSVAVTYKNISRAGSRTECGFGYNDKSWTLRCYQNSFQFWYNNIQTPISGPLSSRVGVYLDHSAGILSFYSVSETMTLLHRVQTTFTQQIHAGLGVKCSSLPSAELCKLK from the coding sequence ATGGCTGAGAAAGGAGTTCAGTTGAACCGAGAAACAATCTCTTGTTCCATCTGTCTGGATCTACTAAAGGATCCGGTGACTCTTTCCTGTGGACACAGCTACTGCATGAAGTGTATTAAAGCCCACTGGGATGGAGAGGATGAGAAGAGAATCTACAGCTGCCCTCAGTGCAGGAAGACCTTCACACCACGGCCTGTCCTGGAGAAAAGCACCATGTTAGCAGAGTtagtggaggagctgaagaagactggactccaagctgctgctgctgatcactgCTATGCTGGAGATGAAGATGTACCCTGTGATGTCTGCACTGGGAGGAAACTGAAAGCCTCCAAGTCCTGTTTAGTCTGTCTGGCCTCTTTCTGTGAGAAACACCTTCAGCCTCACTATGATTCACCTCCattaaagaaacacaagctggtggagccctccaagaagctccagaagaacatctgctctCATCATGACAAAGTGATGGAAATTTTCTGCCGCACTGATCAGCAGTCTATCTGttatctctgctctgtggatgAACATAAAGGCCATGACACagtctcagctgcagcagaaaggacggagaggcagagagagctggaggtgagtcgacaaaacatccagcagagaatccaggacagagagaaagatgtgAAGCTGCTCCAACAGCAGATGGAGGCCATCAATGGCTCTGCTGATAAAGCAGTGAAGGACAGTGAGGAGATGTTCACCCACATCATCCATCTCATCCAGAAAACAAGCCGagatgtggagcagcagatcagatcccAGCAGGAGACTGAAGTGAGTGGAGTGAAAGAGCTGAAGGAGAAGTTGGAGCAGGAGATCAGAGATCTGAAGAGGAAAGACgctgagctgaagcagctcTCACACACAGAGGATCACAACCAGTTTCTCCACAACTACCCCTCAGTGTCAGCACTCAGTGAGTCCACACACTCATCCTGCATCGTCATCCATTCTCTGAGACACTTTGAGGAggtgacagcagctgtgtcaGAGCTCAGAGATCATCTACAGGACATTGTGAGGGACACATGGACAAACATCTCACTGACAGGAACTCAACTGGATGTTTCACTGTCAGATTCACAAGCAGAGCCAAAGACCAGAGCTGGATTCTTGAAATATTCACATCAAATCactctggatccaaacacagcacacagaAAGCTGTTATTATCTGAAgggaacagaaaaataaaatttacttACAAACAACAGTCTTATTCTGATCATCAAGACAGATTCACTAAACGCCTTCAGGTCATGAGTAGagagagtctgactggacgttgttactgggaggtggagtggagagcaGAAGGTGTTTCTGTAGCAGTCACATACAAGAATATCAGCAGAGCAGGAAGTAGGACTGAATGTGGATTTGGATATAATGACAAATCTTGGACCTTACGTTGTTATCAAAACAGTTTTCAGTTTTGGTACAACAACATCCAAACTCCCATCTCAGGTCCTCTGTCCTCCAGAGTTGGAGTGTACCTGGATCACAGTGCAGGtattctgtccttctacagcgtctctgaaaccatgactctcctccacagagtccagaccacattcactCAGCAGATACATGCTGGACTTGGAGTTAAATGTTCATCTCTACCAAGTGCTGAGTTGTGTAAACTGAAGTAG